One Salmo salar chromosome ssa01, Ssal_v3.1, whole genome shotgun sequence DNA window includes the following coding sequences:
- the LOC106571499 gene encoding keratinocyte-associated protein 3, with amino-acid sequence MCGFDKEKGPGRLMKKGFTLILVGHINFILGAIIHGSILRHVSKPNDQITTEFTAANIISVTSGLLSIATGIIAILVSRNLSVWKLHIGLLISSFLNALLSAACGVGLLLAISLTIANEGRGLMLGCNFTDLPINARSPVNADCPFDTTRIYDTALSLWFPCVLLAGLESGLSIWCFVVGLVLRGLGPCSHTYLKEQLEEEALTNRAAADPEYSLQGRSLIGQHSAYT; translated from the exons ATGTGTGGTTTCG ATAAGGAGAAGGGTCCAGGGCGTCTGATGAAGAAGGGGTTTACTCTGATCCTGGTGGGTCACATTAACTTCATCCTGGGAGCCATCATCCACGGCAGCATCCTGCGCCACGTCTCTAAACCCAACGACCAGATCACCACCGAGTTCACCGCCGCCAACATCATCTCCGTCACCTCCGGACTGCTG AGCATTGCAACAGGAATCATTGCCATATTGGTGTCAAGAAATCTGTCAGTTTGGAAGCTG CACATAGGTCTTCTGATTAGTTCCTTCCTGAATGCCCTACTCTCTGCAGCCTGCGGCGTCGGGCTCCTATTGGCTATTAGCCTCACCATTGCCAACGAGGGGCGGGGCCTCATGTTGGGCTGCAACTTCACTGACTTGCCAATCAACGCCCGCTCGCCAGTTAACGCAGACTGCCCCTTTGACACCACACGGATTTAT GACACTGCCCTGTCTCTGTGGTTCCCATGTGTACTTCTGGCTGGACTGGAATCAGGACTTTCTATCTGGTGCTTCGTAGTGGGACTGGTACTGAGGGGTCTAGGACCCTGCTCTCACACGTACCTTAAAGAACAG CTGGAGGAggaggctctaaccaatagggcAGCGGCAGATCCAGAGTACTCACTCCAGGGCCGGAGCTTGATTGGTCAACACTCtgcctacacatag